The genome window CGCAGAAGGGCCCGTTTGTAAAGGGCTCCGAGGTGACGCTCAGGGAAACCTCGAAAAAGGGAGATTTCGAGCCCACCGGTAGAGAATTTACTACCAAGACTATCAGCGACAAGGGCGATTTCAAGTTTGACGGTATCAATTTGGAAAGCCAGTATGTGCTTCTTTCTGTAGAAGGCCGCTACGAGCGAGAACACACGGGTGAAGCTTCTAGCTGCCCGATGCGTCTCGACGCAGTTTCCGACTTGGAAAAACGTGAAACGGTGAATATCAACCTCTTGACTCATTTTGAATACAAGCGCGTGCTGAATCTGGTCAAGGAAGGCAAGACCTTTGCCGAAGCCAAAAAGCAAGCCGCAAAGGAAGTCCTTGGCGCGTTCGGTGTCAAGATCGATGTTTCCTCTGCAGAAGACTTGAATATCTACAATTCGACGGATGGCGACAGAACGCTCTACAATATCAGCCGAATTATAGATGAACAGCCTGAGTGGAATTATTGGCACGATTGGTATAATGCTGATGACGATGTCGATTGCTCCAAATTGCAAGATTACATCGACGGGTTTACCAATGACTTTGCCGATGACGGTGTTCTCGCAGATTCGATTATGCAGGATCTCGCTGGCGAAGGCTATAGCTCTGCCAAGGAATGGAGCAATATGATGGATGTCGATGAAGACGATATCAAGAGAAAGGACGAGGCTAATCCGGATGATATCAGTATCCGTTTCTTGAAGAGTGAATACGATTTCGGTATTCTTGTCTTCTTGAATTATATGGATTTGGAACTCTGTATCGCCGACCTTTGGGGCGAATACAGAAAGCTGGACAAGGCCATGGTGCTTGACGGCGAACTTGTTGATTCGGGCTATTTCCTTTGCAACGGGTATTATTGGGACTTGACGACAAAAGAACATATCGATTCTCTCAAGATTCCAATTGACCACAAAACGGGAAGCATGACTGACCCGCGCGATGGACGTAAGTACCAGACGGTCAGCTTTGAATACGAAGGGAAAAAGTATGAATGGATGGCCGAAGATCTCAAGTATGATTCCAAAGAACTCTATACTTGGACGGAAGCTATGCAGATCGATGACAAGTACATGACGGAAGTCGCTGAAGATAGTTTGATTGGCGAAAAGCACCAGGGAATCTGCCCTGATGGCTGGCATGTCTCGAGTACCGAGGAATGGGATATCTTGGTGAATTACGTCGGTGACGTTAAAAACCTGCTTAACGAAAACTGGAGGACTTCTGATTTGGATGCCGCCTTTGGAAAGGATTTGATTGGCGTGTTCTACAACAGGTTTGATTTTAACCTGATGCCGATGGATACGGTTTACTTGGAAGTCTATTACCATTCTTACAGGCAGGACTCTTACCATATAGAGGAACTTGATGAGTTCATGAAAGAGCACTATCAATGGGAACTTGAATATGCTAAGAATGATGAGGAACGCGAAGAAATTGAAAAGTACCTTTCTCCAAGAGCTGTCGGTGACTATTACGTGCAAGTCTCTCCCTACGATTATCGTGTTGAAGAAGAACCTTTGAAAGAAGGCAAGGTGCGTTGCGTAAAGAACTAGAACAGATAAAGTAAAATACATTTGTTTCCCCCGGTTTGGACCCGAGAGCTGGGCAGGGGGAAGGTTAGGAGAGAGACCTCGCTAGGACGCTAGCGGGGTTTTTTCTTATATGACCGTTCGGCTCTATTGTATTCATAAAATGTGATATCGCCTCACTCTCGCCGTCACGGCATGCTTACGCTATGCCGCTTGCGGCTCACGCATGACCGTTCGGCTCTATTGTATTCATAAAAATGTGATATCGCCTCACTCTCGCCGTCACGGCATGTTTACGCTATGCCGCTTGCGGCTCACGCATGACCGTTCGGCTCTATT of uncultured Fibrobacter sp. contains these proteins:
- a CDS encoding FISUMP domain-containing protein, translating into MIHFFDERKTGAVWALALTALLGACSNVETSGTSEEAEGVIAISDKKIAGVSQKGPFVKGSEVTLRETSKKGDFEPTGREFTTKTISDKGDFKFDGINLESQYVLLSVEGRYEREHTGEASSCPMRLDAVSDLEKRETVNINLLTHFEYKRVLNLVKEGKTFAEAKKQAAKEVLGAFGVKIDVSSAEDLNIYNSTDGDRTLYNISRIIDEQPEWNYWHDWYNADDDVDCSKLQDYIDGFTNDFADDGVLADSIMQDLAGEGYSSAKEWSNMMDVDEDDIKRKDEANPDDISIRFLKSEYDFGILVFLNYMDLELCIADLWGEYRKLDKAMVLDGELVDSGYFLCNGYYWDLTTKEHIDSLKIPIDHKTGSMTDPRDGRKYQTVSFEYEGKKYEWMAEDLKYDSKELYTWTEAMQIDDKYMTEVAEDSLIGEKHQGICPDGWHVSSTEEWDILVNYVGDVKNLLNENWRTSDLDAAFGKDLIGVFYNRFDFNLMPMDTVYLEVYYHSYRQDSYHIEELDEFMKEHYQWELEYAKNDEEREEIEKYLSPRAVGDYYVQVSPYDYRVEEEPLKEGKVRCVKN